Part of the Ammospiza caudacuta isolate bAmmCau1 chromosome 3, bAmmCau1.pri, whole genome shotgun sequence genome, TCCCAACAGCACAACCTGCCCAAGTTTAACCATACTGAGCTGTTACCAAAATGGcaggccctgctcagctctgcaggatgaGACACTTGAGCTCCATGGAGCCAGGCACTTCCAAGTCAAAGTGGCATTTATCAATATTGCCTCAGCTTTTCATCTCTGCTATGTTTTTGTGTGGGCAAAAGAGTGAAGTTCAAGCCAACTCTAGAGGAAATGAGTAACAAAGGATTGCACTGCCCACATGAACTGGCTGGGACAGAACGAACAGTGCCAAGGAAGATgggcatggcagcagcagctcagagaatGTATCCTTTATCTCCTTCCCCTGACAGTGACTTCTGCTTCTGAAAATTCTGCTGCCAAAAAAATTCAGTTGAGTTCTGCACAATCCTCGAATGGAAAATGGTGCAGAACACAAGGTGAGTGTGACAGGGAAgactgccacacacacacacacacacacacacacacactcacacaaaAGGCAGGTTTCACATCTAAAAGCTTTCTATTATTCAGCATTTTAGGAAGAACCTCAGCTTGCCCAGAAGCTAGGTAAgcttctgcagcccctgcctcatCCCCTGACCTCTGCCCACTCCACAACTTCTGACAGCAACcatctccctccagccctgctcaccttTTCCACTGCTCTCTGTTCCAGCTTCCCCCTTGCCCACGACATGCACTTCTTGGTAGACCTGGCAGCAAGTCTCTCGATCAGCCATGTGTGTTACCAGGTTAACATCCCACAGTAAGCTGCCTCACATTTCCCTCATGCAAATTTCTCAACTTGATTTTCAGCACACTCTTGCTGTTGTAAGCTTCTCACCTGGTGGTGCACCTGCCACAACAGGGATTGCAGCAGTATAAAGAAGCCAAGCTCTAGTGAAAGGGTCAGTGAAATGAACTTTTTCCCCAAGGGTGCAAGGCATGGAAAATTACTCTGGCTGTAAGGGCCTGTGCTCACTAGGGAGGGCTGGAATCTGTTGGCCTTTTCCCAACAGCAGATACTCAGTGCCATGAAGATGCACAGGGTCTCACTGCTTGTgaagaaagatggagaagggaaggatgCAACATGACTCAAGCCTCTTCAGAAACCAGAGAATTTACATGGAGATGGGTAGAACAGAAAAGGAGGCTTACAAAAGCAGCAACTGCTGGAAGTTTCAGAGAGCACTTGTAACTGAAtggacaggagaaaataaagcagaatcACTGACACAGCGTTTAAGCAGCTTGGCTTTGTAGAAGAAATGATAGCTTAGAAGTAAATGCtggcacagaaatattttaaagcatcaCCAAAGCATACCCAGCATGCcaagaaaaatacacagaagATTTCTCTGTCCTGAACACACACCACAAAAAGGTTTTGTAAGAAGAAATAGTTTGACTCATTTTTGTACCATGAGAGACaacaataaaaacccaaaaaaaagaagagtcCACATCATATTACTAAAGGCCCTTTGCCTTTTCCCTACTAACACAGGAGTTTTTATGATCTTGATCAAAGcaacaaaaagcaaattatttaaaCTAAGTATGAACATTCCAACCAATGCAGTTCTTTACAACTGTGATCTCTGGGTTTCCCAttgctattttctttccattttccaaaTTTCTACTCCCTATTCCGCACCAAGTTTTCCAAAATTACACTGTCTTTACATAAAATATAACctagggatggatgggatgggggaAGGATGCTGTCTTCTGAGAGTGTGTTTGGGATTAACCTTGTTATGCAAAGTCCACAGACAAAAGCTGCTTATCTGGGCAAGATGCTTTGACATCACTATCTAAAAAATACCAAAGTAGCACAAATCAAAGCATGATCCTCATGATAAATAAAAGGGGTTTTCTTATTTGGTAGGTTTCCCCCGCCCAGTGGTATTTCAGAACAGTGCTTTCAAAAAAAACCTTTTGATTGTTGGATTAAAAGTCAAGGAAACTCCATTTCTTACCTGTGTTTTTGCAAGTTTTATGTTCATAGGGATGTATGGAGTTTCTCTGCTGGACCAGGGCTTTAGTCTCTAAAGAGTTACATCTCTGCAACAACTACAAAATGCTTCACAACAAAAGAAAGTAGGGAAAGGAGAGGATTTTAGCATCTTCAGAAGGCTTCACACATCAAAACAATTATAAAACTATCCCTTAAGCAATGGTACAAATCTTCAGGTTCACTTGAAAACACCGtagcagacacagacacagttTTCCATTTGCTCTTTAATGATCTCCCCCCTCTGACTGCTGTACACTTAATGTTTTCGTCAAGGTCAACTCCCCTTGAGTCCTTCCTTCAGGCATTCCCAAACCACAGCTCCTGAGGAGCACCTGCTTCCAGTGATTCCAGTGAACTCCCACAGCAGGGCCATGTACAGAGGGACCTGCTGGGTAACCAAGACTCAAGGTGTGGAAGGAAGAGGGCAGGCACTGAGCTAATTACCACAGCTGGCACACCCacgagctgtgctgggctcctgctgcctgtgcagacCTGTTCATCTCCCAGTGGGCTgccagcagacctgtggagtcactgtcactgcctgcctcaacaccctgccacagctccttcTCCATCAGACAGAGGCATGCCTGTGGCACATGCCTCGCTGCACTGCAAAGACAGCAAGATTCGATACAGGCTCACAGGATCAGAACTGCAGGCCACAACTCCAGAGCTTTCAGCCTAGGAAATGCAACTCCAGATTTGGGGGGGTAAATTATCTATTATGAACTGAACAACTGATTcagataaacaaacaaaaccagagatCTTTCCTGCTTCTACTTtaggataaaaataatttgctaaCTAGAGTATTTTGCTGTTACACTTTCTAATGAGAGAGCAATAAAACTGTCCAGAGAAATACCATATCTcgaattctgaaagaaaataacataTTAGGGAATGAACTttcaaaaaaaatcatttatgtAAAAGGATGTTCTATTTACAAAGGTCAGTTTGCTCTTTATGATATGCATGACCActaccagaaaaaaatatacatgaAAGAAACACCTCATCTTTCAAATACACATTTACAAATACTCTGCTTAAGCTACTAGAAAAATTAAGACATTTGAAATTAAGAGTGCATTCTGCATGCAGTTAAGATAGAAATTACATTGCTGGACTTCAGTGTGTCACTTCTTATCACTGTGAACAACACACACTTGGGCTCTTCTAAAACACCACAGCCTGGCTATTACCTTAGGATCTCTGAGGGAGGACATGGATCTCCATGAACAAGTTATCAGCTACTCTGTGTTTTGCCATTAAGAAAGGACATCCCAATTTTCTTCCCAGTAGGAGGGCCTGGTCTTTTCCAACTTGGTGTCCTTTTCCCTGAGTTTCTCTTTAGTGTCCTGCTAGGATGATGGCTGGCTGGGCACATCTGGCAGTCCTTGGTGAGGGCTCCTCCTGTTACAAGGCAGAGTTCAGGAACTCCAGGAGCTGGGCACGGTTCCGGTCTCTCTGTCGAGCAGACAAGCAGAGGCACTGGTTGAACAGAGCTGTACTCAGGAGCAAGGCCACAGTTCCCTGTTTTCTGTGGGTTTCCACATCCCAAAGCCAGTGCCGTTGACACAGCTGGGTCCAACCAGCTACCAGTGGGTGCCCAGGGGAAGTGCCAGGCAATGGGGACACAAGCTGTCACTATTCCATGAGACACTTCCCAAGTGGCTCCCTACGGAGGCTCCACTGGGCTGTCAtggtgcagctcccagcctgcccaggagGGAACTCACAAGCACAACAGAGGCTCCTCTCTGGTGGCTGAGGCAACTTGCACTGTACTCCCAGCAAGTCCTGAGCTTTGGGAAGTATCCTTTTATCCCTGTGCATAAACAGCAGCTTATGCAGCATAACAGAGCCCTGAATTTGGGTTCCCTCTTCCCAAAAAGAAACGGCCCAACCAGTCAATTCCAGagctttttataaaataattatttaatcttTAAATATTGTAAAGAATGGATGTTGTTCAATTCAGCAAGACCACAGGCCCAAATCAAAAAAGGACCAACATCAAATATTTGACATTGAATACTGTAACCAGCAGACTTCTGGAACAAAACTAGCAAACATTCAGCATAATTTAACACACCCTTTGGTGTCACAGAGAGAAGATAATGTGTTTTCAGTCCAATTTAACTCAGAATGCTCAGGACTGCTTTGGTAGCTGTAGAATGAACTACTAGGGCTTGAACCTGAATCTGCCAAGCTGGATACCTCGAGGAAGTAACACTTCCTGACCAGCACCAGAGCCCTCTGCAGGTCACCCTGAGGTGTTGGAGAGTGAAGGTATTTAAGGGCTGAGTCCACACACCCACAGCAATAGCACACAACACAACTCGTGGTTATTTATTTCCCTAGGTATCTCAGTAAAAACATTTGACTGCTCTAAGAAAATGCAGGAGGATGTGCAGTAATACAACTGGGATATTTAAAATTCCTCTCTAAATAAAGGCTAGTCTTGCATGCGTTAGAAAAACACAGTGAAGTAGCAATTACCACAACTGATCACAAGAGACTGAAAGAAGATGAGTATAATTAGCACCAGTGTAAGAGAAAGCTACAAATTGCCTAATGATTAGAGGCTGAAATTCTAAGAACCTGCACAAGCATCCTTTGGTTTATCTGCTCATGACTGAGTATTCCAAGCCCCTTCATAACATAAAACCTGCCAAAAGAGTGAATTCAAATTTCTCAGAGGCCATCACAGCCACATTAAAAGCTACCCTCACTTTACAACTCTTAACTGCAAGACCCACTCTTCTACAAAAATCACTACTAGAAAAGATATTTAAAGATCCAGTATTTTTTCTCAGGGACATTTAGACTAATTAACTCTTACCTCTATATCTTCCTTAGtcttctttattttcatcttaattttctttccgGTTATCATGCTGTagttttcattcttctttttgtttttgaaaaactgaaatgagATCACATGTTAAAAAGACATAAACTTTGTTCTGTACAAATCTTATGTAAAATTGCAGACAATAATCTTTTACACTTCCTTACTGTCCACAACAACAGAGAGAGGTTTCTACTGGTGGATGACCAAGCTGGTGATCCTTATAAACATTTTTATGACAGGATGGATTAAGTATGTAagtgagaaataaaacaacttcACACTTAGACCAGCATACCTTGGAAAGCTGGACAGggcctgttttctctttccttttcttcttttctttctttttcttcattttgttctcctttttccttttctacaaGAAGAAGATATGCTCTTATGCTTACAGACTAACAAGGGCAAaactccccaaacccaccaggacCTCCCAAGGCCACTCAAGTCAAGACAGACACTGCTGCTTGCCCTTACCACTGCTGGACAAGCAGTAGAAAGTAACGCACCAGGAGCTAGCAACACTTGGGACTCTGAGCAAGAGTCACAAAAGGTCTGATTCCCTGTTCTCTCTCTTTTAAAGTAACCCCAATAtataaaatcactgaaaattgAATAGAAAAATTACAACAGCAAGAATTTATCACTCACCAactataaataatttcttctggcAAATTCTATAAAATTATCAAGATTCcccacttctctttttttcagagACTACTCTTAACTCCAGCTGGACTAGCAATGATTGACAAAAGtaacttttaaattatttctctttttgtctaAAGTCAAGTGCCCATTTTTCAATTCAGCTACCACAACCCTAAAAGCATGATTTAGATTTACACAGCCACAGACAAAAGCCTTGTCTTACACGACACTTAGGGTTATTGAAATATAAAGAACTGTTTTGTTTGTTAACTACTTATTTCTCTTTGTAAACTTTTAcctttttgttgtgtttttcttttttcttcttctttgacTTAGACTTAGGAGAAtctaaaattaaagaaaaaaattaataacaaaatCAAACACTCAAGTTTAGCATTGTTAAAAAGGCATTTGTTTTACAGATAAGACAGAGAAATGTGAAACCAATGAAGAAAGTGCTTTAGTTCAGCTATATGTATCGACACAGGTTGAACTAACCCAGTGAAAGAGAACACATTAAGTTACTGCCACTTACTGGGCTAACATGGAAGCTGAAAATACCTGATTTACTAATTCTGCAGATGTGTCAGCTTCACCTAAGTCCTCAAAGTTAAATGCTTGAAATGTTAAGACCAAAGGAGGACTAAAGTCAAGCCCACAACTCTGGTCTAGATAGACTGGTAAAGTAAAAAAAGATCTGTGTTTTGAAAATGCAGCAAACTGAGGGGCTTAAATATATGTAGCATATTTTTACCAAGTAACATTTATTTGAATGGCAGTTTGTCTTTAGAAGGAATTCAAATTAACATAAGAACATTGCAAACTGTGTGTGAAGTGGCACTTTTACATACAATAGGAAAGGGTTATGAGAGAAACACCCTGAACAAGTAGCATTGGAATTCTGCACTATCACTGTGGTGGTCTCACCACTTCTAAAACAAGCTTTAAAGGCTCTCAGGAGTGCTATCAGAATTGGAAAACACCATGTGCATGAGGAGGTAGCTTACCTCTACTACTACTGGAAGAAGATGACCTTGATGAAGAGCgtgatgaggaggaagaagtgGATGTACTGCTAGAAGACGATGTGGATGAAACAGATGAGGATCTGCTTCTGCTGCGCTTTcgtttccttttttctcttccttagGACAACACAAGGCAACAGTGAGCAAGCCTGCTAATGACTGTGGCCTACTGAAATGACTCTCAGTAGAATTTAAACACAATAAATCCCTGTTTTGACAGGTTGGTTCTGTTTTTCCCTGCTCTTCCAGTGTGCCATGGTCTACGAGCATCACCAAGCAAGCAAACCCAGTAAGTGACACAGAGGGTGACAAACAACCCAACACCAGAGAACAGCAACAGATCACAGCACCTACCTCGGGCCTTCAGCCCTTCTTCTGAGGCTGCACACAGCGTCCTGCTTTTCTCATCCTTCCTGTTATCCATATCTAGTCAGAAGCAAAAGGACATTCAGTAATATCATTTCCAAAAGACTTTGGCGGCGGGGGGTAAATTCAGAAGCAGAGGAATCGAGCCAGCACGCCTGATGGCAGCGCCATGGAAGCACAGGGTGGGACAGCTTGGAAGGAACCACAAAGGGCTCCTGGTCCCACCTCCCcgctccagcagggccatcccagggCACACGGCACAGGAGCACATCCCCCTCCATGACACCGCACCCCACTGCGGGGGAAAGCACGTTCATGCCCTTGCACCAGGAACCGGAGGCCAGACCCGGCTCGGGTGCCGCCGCCGCAGACGCCAGGGGGGTTTTACCCACACCTACGTGTGGGGCTGTCGCTGGATCACGCATCCCGCCCACGGCCCTCGGCGGCCGCACCCCGACCCGACCCGACCCGGCCCACCCTTCCCCGGCCGCCCCCGGGCCCCGACCCACCCGTGCTGCGACCGCCGCCGCCCCGGCTCCGCCGCCCCTGGGCCGGCGCCGCCCACGGCCCCGGAAGGAGTGGGGCTGCCCGCCGCCGCTTCCTGCCCGCCCTCCCTCACGGCAGCCGCGGGCAAAGGGACCGAgcacggccccgctccgccgcttCCTGCCCGCCCTCCCTCACGGGGACCGATCGCGG contains:
- the LOC131555872 gene encoding corepressor interacting with RBPJ 1-like; translated protein: MALLERGDMDNRKDEKSRTLCAASEEGLKARGREKRKRKRSRSRSSSVSSTSSSSSTSTSSSSSRSSSRSSSSSSSRDSPKSKSKKKKKEKHNKKKRKKENKMKKKKEKKKRKEKTGPVQLSKFFKNKKKNENYSMITGKKIKMKIKKTKEDIERDRNRAQLLEFLNSAL